Part of the Gemmatimonadales bacterium genome is shown below.
CATCCCCGCCTCGATGAATCCGGGCGCCACAGCATTCACAGTGATGCCGCGCGAGGCCACCTCGCGCGCCACCGCTTTCGTCAGCCCGATGAGCCCCGCCTTGGCCGCGGCGTAATTGGCCTGCCCGGCGGTGCCGATCTGCCCGGCCACCGAGGTGATGTTGATGATGCGGCCGCCGCGCCGCCGTACGAACTCTCGCAGCACGGCCTTGGTGCAATAGAATGCACCGGACAGATTGGTACTGATGACGGTCTCCCAGTCCTCCTCCTTCATGCGCAGCACTAGCGTGTCGCGGGTAATCCCGGCGTTGTTCACGAGCACGTGCACCCCGCCGAACGCCGTGGTGGCGGATTCGACCAGGCGCTGCGCCTGATCGGGAACGCTCAGGTCCGCCTGGACCGACTGGGCGCGCCCGCCCTGCCCTCGGATGGCATCGACGACGGCCTCCGCGGCATCGCGGTTCGATCCATAGTGGACGATCACCGCCGCGTCTTCCGCCGCCAGCGCGGTCGCGATTGCCCGGCCGAGCGCGCCCGAGGCGCCCGTGACAATGGCGACCCGGCCGTCAAGCCTGCCCATGGGAGCCCGCCTCTGCCACGAGGTGTGACAGCGTCGCATCCAGCGTGGCGCGGTCTTCCACGCGCATCACCCGCACGTCCTGCGCGGTCTTTCGGATGAGGCCGGAGAGCGTGGACCCGGGGCCGATCTCCACAAACGTTTGCACGCCCATATTCACCATGGTCCGCACGGAATCGTCCCACCGCACCGGGCTCGCCACCTGCGCGATCAGCAGGCGGCG
Proteins encoded:
- a CDS encoding ACP S-malonyltransferase — its product is IAGDENAVQEAITLAKAAGARRAVLLPVSAPFHTSLMRPAAERLAPLLEKVALRESAVPVVSNVTAQPVSSPQEIRRLLIAQVASPVRWDDSVRTMVNMGVQTFVEIGPGSTLSGLIRKTAQDVRVMRVEDRATLDATLSHLVAEAGSHGQA
- a CDS encoding 3-oxoacyl-ACP reductase family protein; the protein is MGRLDGRVAIVTGASGALGRAIATALAAEDAAVIVHYGSNRDAAEAVVDAIRGQGGRAQSVQADLSVPDQAQRLVESATTAFGGVHVLVNNAGITRDTLVLRMKEEDWETVISTNLSGAFYCTKAVLREFVRRRGGRIINITSVAGQIGTAGQANYAAAKAGLIGLTKAVAREVASRGITVNAVAPGFIEAGM